The following proteins are co-located in the Flavobacterium sp. CECT 9288 genome:
- a CDS encoding PH domain-containing protein, whose translation MGLFNAILGNASEVNIQNIATEFEPILIEGEVIEKAYKLIRDMFIFTNKRLILIEKQLVGTKVDYLTIPYSSIKKFSKESAGLLDMDAELKIWLNNDDAPISKQFGKGGNNINEVYQILSRHTLK comes from the coding sequence ATGGGATTATTTAATGCTATTCTAGGAAATGCGTCTGAGGTAAATATTCAAAATATTGCTACAGAATTTGAACCAATCTTGATTGAGGGTGAGGTAATTGAAAAAGCATACAAACTCATTCGAGATATGTTTATTTTCACCAATAAAAGATTGATCTTGATTGAAAAACAATTAGTAGGAACTAAAGTAGATTACTTAACCATTCCCTACTCTAGTATCAAAAAATTCTCAAAAGAAAGTGCAGGATTATTGGATATGGATGCTGAATTAAAAATTTGGCTTAATAATGATGATGCCCCCATTAGCAAACAATTTGGAAAAGGCGGTAACAACATTAACGAGGTGTATCAAATTTTAAGTAGACACACGTTGAAATAA
- a CDS encoding ammonium transporter, which yields MRKIVLSVLLIAILLFTLFSNYFLIDAPAPTEAVKFDTGDTAWIIVATALVLIMTPGLGFFYGGMVGKKNVISTMLQSFMAMIIVTVLWVIIAFGLSFGPTIGGIIGNPIPNLFFQGVGTNTAWSLAPTIPFMLFALFQAKFAIITPALITGAFAERIRFWAYLLFMVLFILFIYTPLAHMTWHPDGLFFKMGVLDFAGGTVVHMSAGWAALAGAIFLGKRKVQKVNPARITYVLLGTGLLWFGWFGFNAGSALGSNGLAVQALGTTTVAAAAAGMAWVFLDKILGHKLSAMGACIGVVVGLVAITPAAGFVSIPHAMFIGAIASIISNLVVRAFHKGKIDDALDVFACHGVGGMVGMLLTGVFASKSINSVVGDNQGLIFGDTTLFLNQFKALVVVSIFAFTASYVLFFIVNKITPLRVSEEKEELGLDISQHGEFL from the coding sequence ATGAGAAAAATTGTTTTGAGTGTGCTGTTAATTGCGATCTTGTTATTTACCCTTTTTTCAAATTATTTCTTAATCGACGCACCTGCTCCAACCGAGGCTGTAAAATTTGATACTGGCGATACCGCATGGATTATTGTTGCTACAGCTCTAGTGCTTATAATGACTCCTGGGCTAGGCTTTTTCTATGGCGGTATGGTTGGAAAAAAAAATGTCATTAGTACAATGTTACAAAGTTTTATGGCCATGATAATTGTTACCGTTTTATGGGTTATCATTGCTTTCGGACTTTCATTTGGCCCTACAATTGGTGGTATTATTGGAAATCCAATTCCTAACTTATTTTTTCAAGGCGTAGGGACTAACACCGCATGGAGTCTTGCTCCTACCATTCCGTTTATGCTATTTGCCTTATTCCAAGCTAAGTTTGCCATCATTACACCTGCCTTGATAACTGGAGCATTTGCAGAGCGTATCCGTTTTTGGGCTTATTTACTTTTTATGGTTTTGTTCATATTATTTATCTATACTCCGCTTGCGCACATGACTTGGCATCCTGATGGTTTATTTTTCAAAATGGGAGTACTTGACTTTGCTGGAGGCACAGTAGTACACATGAGTGCAGGATGGGCAGCACTTGCAGGAGCTATTTTCCTTGGAAAAAGAAAAGTTCAAAAGGTTAATCCAGCAAGAATAACCTATGTATTATTAGGAACTGGTTTACTGTGGTTTGGCTGGTTTGGTTTTAACGCAGGATCAGCACTAGGATCAAATGGCCTTGCAGTACAAGCATTAGGAACTACTACCGTTGCTGCTGCTGCTGCTGGTATGGCTTGGGTATTTCTAGATAAGATTCTAGGACACAAATTATCAGCAATGGGTGCTTGTATTGGCGTAGTTGTAGGCTTAGTGGCTATAACACCAGCTGCAGGTTTTGTAAGTATTCCACACGCTATGTTTATAGGAGCAATTGCTAGTATAATAAGTAATCTTGTAGTGAGAGCATTTCATAAAGGCAAAATTGATGATGCATTAGATGTTTTTGCTTGTCATGGTGTGGGCGGTATGGTAGGAATGCTACTTACTGGTGTTTTTGCGTCAAAATCAATTAATTCTGTTGTAGGAGATAATCAAGGTTTAATTTTTGGAGACACTACCTTATTTCTAAATCAATTTAAAGCTTTAGTTGTGGTTTCTATTTTTGCTTTTACCGCATCGTATGTTTTATTTTTTATTGTTAACAAAATAACACCTTTACGTGTAAGCGAGGAAAAAGAAGAATTAGGACTTGACATTTCTCAACATGGTGAATTTTTATAA
- a CDS encoding amidohydrolase family protein, whose amino-acid sequence MKKILFLLLFSVVLSKTYAQEYFPNNESIQNKSTNFTAFTNAKIYVTPTQIIEKGTLLIQNGKVVSAGTSVNIPKNCTTIDLEGKTVYPSFIDIYTNFGIEKPKSVAGPRMPTYDTKRIGYYWNESILAEANAFENFKYDQTKAEELLKAGFGVVGTHVPNGIARGTGTLIALNNFEKQNQLLADKLTNHFAFTRSVTTNQSYPGSLMGMMALLRQMYHDLDWYKKGNSATKDLSLEALANNEKLVQIFASEDKLNSLRAAKIAKEFGLNYVLKGNGNEFERIEEIKNTNSKFIIPVNFPEAYDVSDPNQANQMELKDLRFWNQAPTNLKVLSDNGVVFALTTDKLKKIEDFRTNLLKAIKFGFDSTKALEALTTIPAAILGKSNEVGSLKNGSLANFVIASGAIFDEKTILYENWVQGNKFVINDLTIKDIRGNYDLTINNEKFKWKINGEVSAPKSEITTVDAKKVNSKLSMSNNWLSTVIKPLDSTKTSFTRLIGFIDDTQTLSGKAVLFDGKEVKWSAVKTAPFVKTIDSTKVEKNNFVIPRTFPNTAFGNLSKPAAQTILYKNATVWTNEKEGILTETDVLVKNGKIAAVGKNISDASATVIDAKGKHLTSGIIDEHSHIAISNGVNEGGHNSSAEVTIQDVVNSEDVNIYRELAGGVTTSQLLHGSANPIGGRSAIVKWKWGAAPEEMLYKNQPGFIKFALGENVKQSNWGNTNPTRFPQTRMGVEQVFIDYFQRAKEYDLSWKTFNASNKKGKAPRVDIELQTLAEILNKERFISCHSYVQSEILMLMNVAEKFNFRVNTYTHILEGYKVADKMKEHGVGASTFSDWWAYKFEVNDAIPFNGPIMHNAGLVVAYNSDDAEMSRRLNQEAAKAVKYGNISEEDAWKFVTLNPAKLLRIDDKVGSIKTGKDADIVLWSDNPLSIYAKAEQTLIEGVVYFDAKKDIEKRTEITKERSELIGQLLQEKNKGMITQEPKKKERKEYECDTLEE is encoded by the coding sequence ATGAAAAAAATTCTATTTCTACTTTTATTTAGCGTGGTGCTATCTAAAACGTATGCGCAGGAGTACTTTCCTAATAACGAAAGTATACAAAACAAGAGTACCAATTTTACTGCATTTACAAATGCTAAAATTTATGTAACTCCAACTCAAATTATTGAAAAAGGTACCTTACTGATCCAAAACGGGAAAGTAGTAAGTGCGGGAACCTCGGTTAACATTCCTAAAAACTGTACTACGATAGACCTTGAGGGAAAAACAGTTTATCCTTCCTTTATAGACATCTACACTAATTTTGGTATAGAAAAACCAAAAAGTGTTGCAGGTCCGCGTATGCCTACATATGACACTAAAAGAATAGGCTATTACTGGAATGAAAGCATCCTAGCCGAAGCAAATGCTTTCGAAAACTTCAAGTATGACCAAACCAAAGCAGAAGAATTGCTAAAAGCTGGTTTTGGAGTAGTAGGAACACACGTTCCTAACGGTATTGCAAGAGGAACAGGAACTTTAATAGCATTGAATAATTTTGAAAAGCAAAACCAATTGCTGGCAGACAAGTTAACCAATCACTTTGCTTTTACAAGGAGCGTTACCACAAATCAATCCTATCCTGGGTCTTTAATGGGAATGATGGCGTTATTGAGACAAATGTATCATGATTTAGATTGGTATAAAAAAGGAAACTCTGCTACAAAAGATCTTTCGCTTGAGGCGCTTGCAAATAATGAAAAATTAGTTCAAATATTTGCATCGGAGGACAAATTAAACAGTTTACGTGCGGCCAAAATTGCTAAAGAATTTGGCTTGAACTATGTTTTAAAAGGAAACGGAAACGAATTTGAAAGAATTGAAGAAATTAAAAACACCAATTCTAAATTTATAATTCCCGTAAATTTCCCAGAAGCGTATGATGTTTCGGATCCAAACCAAGCCAATCAAATGGAGTTAAAAGACTTGCGTTTTTGGAATCAAGCTCCTACTAACTTAAAAGTTTTATCAGACAACGGAGTGGTATTTGCACTTACAACTGATAAATTAAAGAAAATTGAGGATTTTAGAACAAATCTTTTAAAAGCTATAAAATTTGGTTTTGACAGTACCAAAGCTCTAGAAGCATTGACTACAATTCCTGCAGCTATTTTAGGAAAAAGCAATGAAGTTGGATCGTTAAAAAACGGAAGCTTAGCTAATTTCGTAATTGCATCTGGAGCGATATTTGATGAAAAAACAATTTTATATGAAAACTGGGTACAAGGTAATAAGTTCGTAATAAATGATTTAACCATCAAAGATATTAGAGGAAATTACGACCTTACCATCAACAATGAAAAATTCAAATGGAAAATTAATGGTGAAGTTAGCGCACCAAAATCAGAAATCACTACTGTTGATGCCAAAAAAGTAAACTCAAAACTTTCAATGAGTAACAATTGGTTATCTACCGTGATTAAACCTTTGGATTCAACCAAAACTAGTTTTACAAGATTAATTGGGTTTATTGATGACACTCAAACCCTTTCTGGAAAAGCAGTTTTATTTGACGGAAAAGAAGTAAAATGGTCTGCAGTAAAAACAGCTCCATTTGTAAAAACCATCGATTCTACTAAAGTTGAAAAAAACAATTTTGTAATCCCTAGAACATTCCCAAATACAGCATTTGGAAATCTTAGTAAACCTGCTGCGCAAACTATCTTGTATAAAAATGCAACAGTTTGGACAAACGAAAAAGAAGGAATCCTAACCGAAACAGATGTTTTGGTTAAAAACGGAAAAATTGCAGCAGTAGGTAAAAACATTTCGGATGCCTCTGCTACAGTAATTGATGCCAAAGGAAAACACCTTACAAGCGGAATTATAGATGAGCACTCTCACATTGCTATTTCTAATGGTGTGAATGAAGGCGGACACAACTCTAGTGCCGAAGTAACCATTCAAGACGTAGTAAACTCTGAAGACGTAAATATTTACAGAGAACTAGCTGGTGGTGTAACAACATCACAATTGTTACACGGTTCAGCAAACCCTATTGGTGGTAGATCTGCTATTGTAAAATGGAAATGGGGAGCAGCTCCTGAAGAGATGCTTTACAAAAATCAGCCTGGATTTATAAAATTTGCACTTGGAGAAAACGTAAAACAATCAAACTGGGGAAATACAAATCCTACTCGTTTCCCGCAAACAAGAATGGGTGTTGAACAAGTTTTTATTGATTATTTTCAAAGAGCCAAAGAATATGATTTGAGCTGGAAAACATTTAATGCAAGCAATAAAAAAGGAAAAGCGCCAAGAGTTGACATAGAACTACAAACTCTTGCTGAAATTTTAAATAAAGAACGTTTTATTTCTTGTCACTCTTATGTACAATCAGAAATATTAATGTTAATGAATGTTGCCGAAAAATTCAACTTTAGGGTAAATACATACACTCACATATTAGAAGGCTACAAAGTTGCTGATAAAATGAAAGAGCACGGTGTGGGAGCTTCTACTTTCTCTGATTGGTGGGCTTACAAATTTGAAGTAAATGATGCCATTCCTTTTAATGGTCCTATTATGCACAACGCTGGACTTGTAGTTGCCTACAACTCTGATGATGCTGAAATGTCAAGAAGATTAAATCAAGAAGCTGCAAAAGCTGTAAAATACGGAAATATATCTGAGGAGGATGCGTGGAAATTTGTAACATTAAACCCAGCAAAATTATTACGTATTGATGATAAAGTAGGTAGTATAAAAACAGGTAAAGATGCTGATATCGTTTTGTGGAGCGATAATCCATTATCTATTTATGCAAAAGCAGAGCAAACTTTAATTGAAGGAGTTGTTTACTTTGATGCTAAGAAAGATATTGAAAAAAGAACGGAAATCACAAAAGAAAGAAGTGAACTGATTGGTCAATTGTTACAAGAAAAAAACAAAGGAATGATCACACAAGAACCTAAAAAGAAAGAAAGAAAAGAATATGAGTGCGATACTCTTGAGGAGTAA
- a CDS encoding amidohydrolase family protein — MNYKKIYLLVLALGLPILAQAQQTPANKQTKSVLIMNATAHLGNGKVIENSALGFENGKITLIADATVIRLAAGAYDVTINAAGKHVYPGFIAPNSTLGLVEIDAVKSSDDEDEIGAMKPHVRSIIAYTADSKVIETVRPNGILMAQITPRGGVISGTSSIVQLDAWHWKDALVKENDGIHVNFPSTFRRSGWWAEPGNIEANKEYAKEVQELRSYLANAKAYLGESSKERNIVLESTKGLFDGTQTLYIHANEEKQIIDAVQFAKQSGIKKMVIVGGYEAYKTADLLRENNIGVLLKRVHEMPENDDHDIDLPYKNAKLLTDKGVLVGLENSGSHERMNTRNLPFLAGTCAAYGLDKEQALQLITSNTAKILGIDAQCGTLEEGKDATLFLSDGDALDMRTNKLTNAFIQGRMISLETHQTKLNDRYKTKYNQK; from the coding sequence ATGAATTATAAAAAAATATATCTCTTAGTTTTGGCACTCGGTTTGCCAATACTAGCTCAAGCGCAACAAACACCCGCAAATAAACAAACCAAATCTGTTTTGATCATGAATGCAACTGCGCATCTAGGAAATGGCAAAGTGATTGAAAACAGTGCTTTAGGTTTTGAAAACGGAAAAATCACACTCATTGCAGATGCTACCGTGATACGTCTTGCGGCTGGTGCTTATGATGTTACGATCAATGCTGCTGGAAAACATGTTTATCCTGGATTTATTGCTCCAAATTCTACTTTAGGTCTTGTTGAAATAGATGCCGTTAAGTCATCTGATGACGAAGATGAAATAGGTGCTATGAAACCTCACGTAAGAAGTATCATTGCCTATACAGCTGATTCAAAAGTTATTGAAACAGTAAGACCAAACGGAATTTTAATGGCACAAATTACCCCAAGAGGCGGAGTAATATCTGGTACATCCTCAATTGTTCAGCTGGATGCTTGGCACTGGAAAGATGCATTGGTTAAAGAAAATGATGGAATTCACGTTAACTTTCCATCCACTTTTAGAAGAAGCGGCTGGTGGGCAGAACCAGGAAATATTGAAGCTAACAAAGAATATGCAAAAGAAGTTCAAGAACTACGGTCTTATCTTGCTAACGCCAAAGCCTATTTAGGCGAATCCTCAAAAGAAAGAAACATCGTTTTAGAATCTACAAAAGGTCTTTTTGATGGTACTCAAACTTTGTATATCCATGCCAATGAAGAAAAACAAATTATTGATGCCGTACAGTTTGCTAAACAAAGCGGAATCAAAAAAATGGTTATTGTTGGTGGATATGAAGCTTATAAAACTGCCGATTTATTACGAGAAAACAACATTGGTGTTCTATTAAAAAGAGTTCATGAAATGCCAGAAAATGATGATCATGATATTGATTTACCTTATAAAAATGCAAAACTACTAACTGACAAAGGAGTACTTGTAGGACTTGAAAACAGTGGGTCACATGAAAGAATGAACACCAGAAATTTACCGTTTTTAGCTGGAACTTGTGCTGCTTACGGTTTAGATAAAGAACAAGCTTTACAACTTATAACATCAAATACTGCTAAAATATTAGGTATTGATGCACAATGCGGTACTCTTGAAGAAGGAAAAGATGCAACCTTATTTTTATCTGATGGTGATGCACTTGATATGAGAACAAACAAGCTTACAAATGCTTTCATACAAGGTAGAATGATCAGCTTAGAAACACATCAAACTAAATTAAACGATCGTTACAAAACAAAATACAATCAAAAATAA